Proteins encoded within one genomic window of Candidatus Hydrogenedentota bacterium:
- a CDS encoding radical SAM protein, producing the protein MTGGVFRDLAVRLSVTEQCQLRCRYCLPQGGCMPPCSGPALDAEAIRLLLHALHDEFGIRKLRFTGGEPLLRRDIVSMIRSAADLGIPDIALTTNAQLLAGKAIALRQAGLHRVNISLDSMRPGVFAGITHGGRLEATLRGIRAAMDADLRPIKLNMVVMRGINDGEVSDILRFGLETGCHVRFLELMPIGVARTEFHERFVSSDEVRERLGDCCLWQPMIDAQDSSSRNWKVSDASGRATVCGFISPASHPFCGGCRRVRITVGGELIGCLARGRRLPLAAALSVAARGDHSLLARSIGRAFAMKQGAMFQTGTDCMANVGG; encoded by the coding sequence ATGACCGGCGGCGTTTTTCGCGATCTCGCGGTGCGGCTTTCCGTCACGGAACAATGCCAGCTTCGATGCCGGTATTGTCTACCGCAAGGCGGCTGCATGCCGCCATGTTCCGGCCCGGCGCTTGACGCCGAAGCGATCCGGTTGCTGTTGCATGCGCTTCACGACGAATTCGGCATTCGTAAACTGCGCTTTACCGGCGGAGAGCCGCTGCTTCGCCGCGACATCGTGTCCATGATACGGTCCGCCGCCGATCTCGGCATACCCGACATCGCCCTGACGACAAATGCCCAGTTGCTGGCCGGAAAGGCGATCGCCCTTCGGCAGGCCGGTCTTCATCGTGTGAACATCAGCTTGGATTCGATGCGTCCCGGTGTGTTTGCCGGGATCACGCACGGCGGCCGGCTGGAAGCAACGCTGCGGGGCATTCGGGCCGCCATGGACGCGGATCTTCGTCCCATCAAGTTGAACATGGTCGTCATGCGCGGCATCAACGACGGGGAAGTGAGCGATATCCTGCGGTTCGGATTGGAAACCGGTTGCCATGTCCGTTTTCTCGAATTGATGCCCATCGGCGTGGCGCGAACGGAATTTCATGAACGATTCGTCTCTTCGGACGAGGTTCGGGAACGGCTCGGGGATTGTTGTTTGTGGCAGCCCATGATTGACGCGCAAGATTCGAGCAGTCGAAACTGGAAAGTGTCCGATGCAAGCGGCCGCGCCACCGTCTGCGGATTCATTTCGCCGGCCAGCCACCCATTTTGCGGCGGCTGCCGCCGCGTGCGAATCACGGTGGGCGGCGAACTGATTGGATGCCTTGCCCGTGGGCGCCGTCTTCCGCTTGCGGCGGCGCTGTCGGTTGCGGCCCGTGGAGACCATTCGTTGCTGGCCCGGAGTATCGGCAGGGCGTTTGCCATGAAACAGGGTGCAATGTTTCAAACCGGCACCGATTGTATGGCGAACGTCGGAGGATAA
- a CDS encoding cation-transporting P-type ATPase, producing MNTDTDKLWHHLAAANVLELLETDAEHGLDAAEAARRQERHGRNALTPSKGQSALVRFLLQFNQPLVYILLAAALITAGLQEWIDSGVIFGVVLVNAIIGFVQESKAVKAIQALAHAMTSDATVIRGGEKKTIPAAELTLGDVVVLQSGDKVPADLRLLHSRELQVDESALTGESVPVEKHTRELEPDTVLADRNNMAYSSTLVTYGTGRGVVVAIGDHTEIGRINELIASADVLATPLTKRIAHFSHVLLYVILAMAAATFAVGLLRGEAWLDMFMAAVALAVGAIPEGLPAAMTITLAIGVSKMARRNAIIRKLPAVETLGSTTVICSDKTGTLTQNEMTVQQVYAGNTTYFVSGVGYAPEGTLSTENADHVDAGTNTALMECLHAGALCNDSRVNKTGDGWRIEGDPTEAALITAARKAGIDPQTLQRRFPRVDAIPFESEYQYMATLHHADEGKNRIVYMKGSVESILSRCTTAMNASGQSVALDPAAIHAQVNAMASRGLRVLAFARLDMAPGTNDIRHETVRGNLTFLGLQAMIDPPRPEAVASVRACRRAGIEVKMITGDHAGTAVAIAREIGLGRSGETGTPPSALTGKELAALSDAELAAGAHENSVFARVAPEQKLRLVQALQSRGHVVAMTGDGVNDAPALRQADIGVAMGITGTEVAKEAADMVLTDDNFSSIEAAVEEGRGVYENLVKFITWTLPTNLGEGLVILAAIIAGQTLPILPVQILWINMTTAVLLGLMLAFEPKEPGIMAQPPRDPGSPILTKTLLVRIMLVGFLLLAGAFGMFEWEMFQGESEAKARTVAVNVFVFGELFYLFNCRSLRYSMFRLGVFSNPWILVGVSIMTILQVMFTHLPFMNRLFGSEAIGVAEWAVVIATGFVVYCVVGLEKWMRVKTSSIPDKPPLANGA from the coding sequence ATGAATACGGACACGGACAAATTATGGCACCATTTGGCGGCCGCCAACGTACTCGAATTACTGGAAACCGATGCCGAGCACGGACTCGATGCGGCCGAGGCGGCCCGGCGGCAGGAACGCCATGGACGCAATGCGCTTACCCCTTCAAAAGGCCAAAGCGCCCTTGTCCGTTTTTTGCTGCAATTCAACCAGCCATTGGTCTACATCCTGCTGGCGGCTGCCCTGATTACCGCGGGATTACAGGAGTGGATCGATTCGGGCGTCATTTTCGGCGTCGTCCTGGTCAACGCAATCATTGGATTTGTCCAGGAGTCGAAAGCCGTCAAGGCCATTCAGGCGCTGGCCCATGCGATGACAAGCGATGCGACGGTGATTCGCGGAGGAGAAAAAAAGACGATTCCCGCCGCGGAATTGACTCTGGGCGACGTGGTCGTGCTGCAATCCGGCGACAAGGTGCCCGCCGATCTGCGGTTGTTGCACTCGCGGGAATTGCAGGTTGACGAATCGGCGCTTACCGGCGAATCGGTCCCGGTCGAAAAACACACACGCGAACTCGAACCCGACACCGTGCTCGCCGATCGCAACAACATGGCCTATTCGTCAACCCTGGTCACATACGGAACCGGCCGGGGCGTGGTTGTCGCCATCGGGGATCATACGGAAATCGGCCGGATCAACGAGTTGATCGCGTCCGCCGATGTCCTCGCCACCCCCCTGACCAAGCGCATCGCGCATTTCAGCCATGTGTTGCTGTACGTGATATTGGCCATGGCCGCCGCGACCTTCGCGGTGGGCCTGCTGCGCGGCGAGGCATGGCTCGACATGTTCATGGCTGCCGTGGCGCTTGCCGTCGGCGCCATTCCGGAGGGATTGCCCGCCGCCATGACCATTACCCTGGCCATCGGCGTGTCCAAGATGGCCCGGCGAAACGCCATCATCCGCAAATTGCCCGCGGTCGAAACACTGGGCAGCACGACGGTCATCTGTTCGGACAAAACCGGCACCCTCACCCAGAACGAAATGACCGTCCAGCAGGTTTACGCCGGCAACACGACCTATTTTGTGTCGGGTGTGGGCTATGCGCCGGAAGGGACGCTTTCCACGGAAAACGCCGATCATGTGGATGCCGGAACAAACACGGCGTTGATGGAGTGCCTCCACGCGGGAGCGCTTTGCAACGATTCCCGCGTGAACAAGACCGGCGACGGCTGGCGCATCGAGGGCGATCCCACCGAAGCCGCCCTGATTACGGCGGCGCGCAAGGCGGGGATTGATCCGCAAACGCTGCAACGCCGATTTCCCCGCGTTGACGCCATTCCATTCGAATCCGAATATCAGTACATGGCCACACTCCACCATGCGGACGAGGGAAAAAACCGAATCGTTTACATGAAAGGTTCGGTCGAAAGCATCCTTTCGCGTTGCACAACGGCGATGAATGCATCGGGCCAATCCGTCGCGTTGGATCCGGCGGCAATCCATGCGCAGGTGAACGCCATGGCCTCGCGCGGCCTGCGGGTGCTGGCATTTGCGCGGCTCGACATGGCGCCCGGAACGAATGACATCCGTCATGAGACCGTCCGCGGGAACTTGACGTTCCTTGGGCTTCAAGCCATGATTGATCCGCCGCGTCCCGAAGCCGTCGCCTCCGTTCGCGCATGCCGGCGCGCGGGCATCGAAGTGAAGATGATTACGGGCGATCACGCCGGCACCGCAGTCGCCATCGCCCGCGAAATCGGATTGGGACGCAGCGGCGAAACCGGGACGCCGCCCTCCGCGTTGACGGGCAAGGAACTGGCCGCGCTTTCCGATGCGGAACTGGCCGCGGGCGCGCATGAAAATTCCGTGTTCGCCCGCGTGGCGCCTGAACAGAAACTCCGGCTGGTGCAGGCGCTTCAATCCAGGGGACATGTAGTCGCCATGACAGGCGACGGGGTGAACGACGCGCCGGCGTTGCGGCAGGCCGATATCGGGGTGGCCATGGGCATCACGGGCACGGAAGTCGCCAAGGAAGCCGCCGACATGGTCCTGACGGACGATAACTTCTCCTCGATCGAGGCGGCGGTCGAGGAAGGCCGGGGCGTTTATGAAAATCTGGTGAAGTTCATTACATGGACCCTTCCCACCAACCTCGGCGAAGGGTTGGTCATTCTCGCGGCGATCATCGCAGGCCAGACCTTGCCAATCCTTCCCGTTCAGATCCTGTGGATCAACATGACCACCGCCGTTTTGCTGGGCTTGATGCTCGCTTTTGAACCCAAGGAACCCGGCATCATGGCCCAGCCTCCCCGGGATCCCGGCAGCCCGATTCTAACCAAAACACTGCTGGTCCGCATCATGCTCGTCGGCTTCTTGTTGTTGGCTGGGGCATTCGGTATGTTCGAATGGGAGATGTTCCAGGGCGAATCCGAGGCCAAAGCCCGGACCGTCGCGGTCAATGTGTTCGTTTTTGGCGAACTCTTTTATCTTTTCAATTGCCGCTCGTTGCGTTACTCGATGTTTCGGCTGGGCGTGTTTTCCAATCCATGGATACTGGTTGGCGTTTCGATCATGACCATCCTGCAAGTCATGTTTACCCACCTTCCCTTTATGAACCGGCTTTTTGGCAGCGAAGCCATCGGTGTTGCAGAATGGGCCGTCGTCATTGCGACGGGATTCGTCGTCTACTGCGTTGTGGGGCTTGAGAAATGGATGCGTGTCAAAACGTCTTCCATCCCGGACAAGCCTCCCTTGGCCAATGGCGCATGA
- a CDS encoding TatD family hydrolase, with translation MTKYRWVDTHCHLQHEAFDADRDAVLERSLAELDWIVVIGDSVASSERGCGLVRAGVYATAGIHPHEAKHADAAALAAIEAMARRERVCAIGEIGLDYHYDFSPRADQRRAFAAQLDMAARLGLPVVIHCREAEDDLAAIIESASSKPCGVMHCFGGDAAFAGRCLDWGLYVSFAGNATYPKAQPLREAAAVVPVERLLVETDSPYLAPQPLRGKRCEPLHVRYTGEAVAQIKGIPPETLAGHIRENAMRALRLSVPPPSAGT, from the coding sequence ATGACCAAATACCGGTGGGTGGATACGCACTGCCATTTGCAGCATGAAGCGTTCGACGCCGATCGCGACGCCGTATTGGAACGCTCGCTGGCGGAACTGGATTGGATTGTGGTCATCGGCGACAGCGTCGCTTCGAGCGAACGGGGCTGCGGACTGGTTCGCGCGGGCGTTTACGCCACCGCCGGCATTCATCCGCATGAAGCGAAACACGCCGATGCGGCCGCGCTGGCCGCCATCGAAGCCATGGCGCGGCGCGAAAGAGTCTGCGCGATCGGCGAAATCGGACTCGATTATCACTACGATTTCTCGCCGCGCGCGGACCAACGCCGCGCATTCGCCGCACAACTGGACATGGCCGCCCGGCTCGGCCTGCCTGTCGTCATTCACTGTCGCGAGGCGGAAGACGATCTCGCGGCCATCATTGAGTCCGCATCCTCGAAACCGTGCGGTGTCATGCACTGTTTCGGCGGCGACGCCGCATTTGCCGGACGCTGCTTGGATTGGGGATTGTATGTTTCCTTCGCGGGAAACGCGACCTATCCAAAAGCGCAGCCGTTGCGCGAGGCGGCGGCCGTCGTTCCGGTCGAACGCCTGCTGGTCGAAACCGACAGCCCCTATCTGGCGCCGCAGCCGCTACGCGGCAAGCGGTGCGAGCCCTTGCATGTGCGTTACACCGGCGAAGCCGTCGCGCAAATCAAGGGCATCCCGCCGGAAACCCTGGCGGGACATATCAGGGAAAACGCCATGCGCGCGTTACGGCTCAGTGTGCCGCCCCCATCTGCCGGAACATGA
- the mobB gene encoding molybdopterin-guanine dinucleotide biosynthesis protein B — MDENVLARLPVLLITGYSGSGKTTVIEQLIPRLIADGLTVAVIKHDTHGLHVDRPGKDSDRFFQAGATVIAHGPNEAFLRVPPERAWDLEAAAIHLLKSHDLVLVEGHKKTPIQAKIWLRGEADDPPPPEASDAIMDLKRADPRLERIYAFIHSWMEKQWLGAPVHAGILIGGQSSRMGRPKHLIEQGGATWMERIAASLAGHADSVVVLGKGELPPALHGLPRLADAAGSSGPIAGMRAAMRWDPLASWLFVACDMPLVNAEAVAWLLGHRAPGRWAVMPWSGPDRVEPLFALYDFRAASFIEKVDGPRSLVDFPHVYTADIPDRLRDIWKNFNSDGDLRAFEAQD, encoded by the coding sequence ATGGATGAAAACGTCTTGGCGCGCTTGCCGGTGCTGCTGATCACGGGATACAGCGGTTCGGGGAAAACGACGGTCATCGAACAACTGATTCCGCGTTTGATCGCCGACGGGTTGACGGTCGCCGTGATCAAACACGACACCCATGGCCTGCACGTGGATCGTCCCGGAAAGGACAGCGACCGGTTTTTCCAGGCGGGCGCGACGGTCATCGCGCACGGACCCAACGAGGCCTTTCTTCGTGTGCCGCCGGAACGCGCATGGGACCTCGAAGCCGCCGCGATCCATCTGCTCAAGTCGCACGATCTGGTGTTGGTGGAAGGGCACAAAAAGACCCCGATTCAGGCGAAGATTTGGCTGCGGGGCGAAGCGGACGATCCGCCGCCGCCGGAAGCAAGCGACGCCATCATGGATCTGAAGCGCGCCGATCCGCGCCTGGAACGCATTTATGCCTTTATCCATTCCTGGATGGAAAAACAATGGCTCGGCGCTCCCGTGCATGCGGGCATTCTTATCGGCGGCCAATCATCCCGCATGGGCCGGCCCAAGCATCTGATCGAACAGGGCGGCGCAACCTGGATGGAGCGCATCGCCGCATCCCTCGCCGGACATGCGGATTCCGTTGTTGTCTTGGGGAAAGGCGAATTGCCCCCGGCCCTGCACGGGTTGCCGCGCCTGGCGGATGCGGCCGGGAGTTCCGGTCCGATAGCGGGCATGCGCGCGGCCATGCGCTGGGATCCGCTGGCTTCCTGGTTGTTCGTGGCCTGCGACATGCCTTTAGTCAATGCAGAGGCCGTCGCATGGCTACTGGGACATCGCGCCCCCGGACGCTGGGCTGTCATGCCCTGGAGCGGTCCCGATCGGGTCGAACCGCTGTTTGCCCTGTACGATTTTCGCGCGGCCTCCTTCATCGAGAAAGTTGACGGCCCCCGATCCCTGGTTGATTTTCCGCACGTTTACACGGCCGATATCCCCGACAGATTGCGGGACATCTGGAAAAATTTCAACAGCGACGGGGATCTTCGCGCGTTTGAAGCCCAAGACTAA
- a CDS encoding DMT family protein has product MSRLSTIVLLVCSNFFMTYAWYGHLKDFRHKTLPMVIALSWGVAFFEYCLQVPANRIGFQFFSLAQLKVLQEIITMGVFAVFSVAYMREELKWDFVWAGLCLVGAAYFMFRQMGAAH; this is encoded by the coding sequence ATGAGCAGATTGTCTACAATAGTGTTGTTGGTGTGTTCAAATTTCTTTATGACCTATGCGTGGTATGGTCATTTGAAGGATTTCCGGCACAAGACTTTGCCAATGGTCATCGCGCTGAGTTGGGGCGTGGCTTTTTTCGAGTATTGCCTGCAAGTGCCCGCGAACCGAATCGGGTTTCAGTTTTTTTCGCTGGCGCAGCTCAAGGTGCTGCAGGAAATCATCACGATGGGCGTATTTGCCGTTTTCTCCGTGGCGTACATGCGCGAGGAACTCAAGTGGGATTTTGTCTGGGCGGGACTCTGTCTTGTGGGCGCGGCCTATTTCATGTTCCGGCAGATGGGGGCGGCACACTGA
- a CDS encoding ABC transporter permease, with translation MFKGLTSIVYKETIHVFRDPKTLVLMLLVPSIQLTVFGYAIDLDIKHIATAVYNLDGRQQSRELVDAFTNTGTFDVTETPQSDAALFESIVAGRAQVGIKIPPDYTDKLLAGESVAVQVLVDGSNSNVAMQALNVSNAIALRRSLAIAGRTVGMDQVPIEARTRVLFNPDMKTANFMVPGLAGLVMQLVTMILTAFAIVREKENGTLEQLMVTPVSRFGLMLGKLIPFFVIGGFETALVLGLMRFLFGVPIQGSLGLLALFSAPFLFTALGFGLLVSILSTTQIQAVQVAFLIILPSVLLSGFIFPQETMPTPIYVLAQGIPLTYYIRILRGIIIRGAGFAELWQPALILVGMGVVLLTICAMRFRKTLS, from the coding sequence TTGTTTAAAGGACTGACCAGCATCGTCTACAAGGAAACCATCCACGTCTTCCGGGATCCGAAGACGCTGGTGCTGATGCTGCTTGTTCCGAGCATTCAACTGACCGTGTTCGGCTACGCGATCGATCTCGACATCAAGCACATTGCCACGGCGGTCTACAATCTCGACGGCCGCCAGCAAAGCCGAGAACTCGTGGACGCGTTTACCAACACGGGCACTTTCGACGTCACGGAAACGCCGCAATCCGACGCGGCGTTGTTCGAGTCCATCGTGGCGGGCCGGGCCCAAGTCGGCATCAAAATTCCGCCGGACTATACCGACAAACTCCTTGCGGGCGAAAGCGTGGCCGTGCAAGTCCTCGTGGACGGCAGCAATTCCAATGTCGCCATGCAGGCGCTCAATGTGAGCAACGCAATCGCCTTGCGACGTTCGCTGGCCATCGCGGGCCGGACAGTGGGCATGGACCAAGTCCCGATTGAAGCGCGCACGCGCGTGCTATTCAATCCCGACATGAAAACGGCCAATTTCATGGTGCCGGGGCTTGCCGGCCTTGTCATGCAACTGGTCACCATGATCCTCACCGCGTTCGCCATCGTGCGCGAAAAGGAAAACGGCACGCTCGAACAACTCATGGTGACGCCGGTTTCGCGATTCGGCCTTATGCTGGGCAAACTTATCCCGTTTTTTGTCATAGGCGGATTCGAAACGGCGCTTGTCCTTGGGCTTATGCGGTTCCTGTTCGGCGTGCCCATTCAAGGAAGCCTTGGGTTGCTCGCGTTGTTCTCGGCGCCGTTCTTGTTCACGGCGCTGGGCTTCGGACTTCTTGTTTCGATCCTTTCAACAACACAAATTCAGGCCGTCCAAGTCGCTTTTCTAATCATTCTTCCGTCGGTGCTCCTGTCGGGTTTCATCTTTCCGCAGGAAACGATGCCCACGCCGATTTACGTCCTTGCACAAGGCATACCCCTGACGTATTACATCCGCATCCTGCGCGGGATCATCATTCGCGGCGCAGGCTTCGCCGAACTCTGGCAACCCGCGCTTATCCTGGTCGGCATGGGTGTCGTCCTTCTCACGATTTGCGCGATGCGTTTCCGGAAAACACTTTCATAA
- a CDS encoding HlyD family efflux transporter periplasmic adaptor subunit has translation MADLGKLTGWLLVALALAGCNGGNNGMVEVTGQIEAVNVAVGSRVGGRVSEVLVEEGARVKQGDILVKLETDEAEAAIAAARARLAQAEATLAKLENGARPEEIRQAEAAAARAEAQYQMAQKGSRRQEVRAASAAVDAARAARDEAQTEFERVKKLREGSAASEQLYDRAAHALEAAEAQLRTATERLDIAVEGARSEEIAMAKAAYEQAAAACDLIKNGARKEDIDAARAVRDAAAADVQRATIAAKEMVVVSPRDAVVESLDIHPGDIVKPGAVASLVDPEDLEVHIYVSAFTLGKLRIGEKVVLTADAYGDEKFEGTIAQIASQGEFTPRNLQTKEERAQQVFGVKVKLDSAGGKLRAGMTVTAHLPAHAAE, from the coding sequence GTGGCTGACCTTGGAAAACTAACCGGATGGTTGCTCGTTGCCTTGGCCCTTGCCGGTTGCAATGGCGGCAATAACGGCATGGTCGAGGTAACCGGGCAGATTGAAGCCGTCAATGTCGCCGTGGGCTCGCGCGTGGGCGGGCGCGTAAGCGAGGTGCTGGTAGAAGAAGGGGCGCGCGTCAAGCAGGGCGACATCCTCGTAAAACTCGAAACCGATGAGGCCGAAGCCGCCATCGCCGCGGCGCGGGCGCGCCTCGCGCAGGCGGAAGCGACGCTGGCCAAGTTGGAAAACGGCGCCCGCCCCGAGGAAATCCGACAGGCCGAGGCAGCGGCCGCACGGGCCGAAGCCCAGTATCAGATGGCGCAGAAAGGATCGCGCCGGCAGGAAGTGCGTGCAGCCTCGGCGGCGGTGGACGCCGCGCGCGCCGCCCGTGATGAAGCCCAAACGGAATTTGAACGCGTAAAGAAACTGCGAGAAGGATCCGCCGCGTCCGAACAGCTTTACGATCGGGCCGCCCATGCGCTCGAAGCAGCCGAGGCCCAGTTGCGCACCGCCACGGAACGGCTCGATATCGCCGTCGAGGGTGCGCGATCGGAAGAAATCGCCATGGCGAAAGCCGCCTACGAGCAGGCGGCAGCCGCTTGCGACCTCATCAAGAACGGCGCGCGCAAGGAAGACATTGACGCGGCGCGCGCGGTGCGCGATGCTGCTGCAGCCGATGTGCAGCGCGCGACAATCGCCGCGAAAGAAATGGTAGTCGTATCGCCCCGGGATGCCGTGGTCGAATCGCTCGACATTCACCCCGGCGATATCGTCAAACCGGGCGCGGTAGCGTCGCTGGTCGATCCCGAAGATTTGGAAGTCCACATCTACGTCTCGGCGTTTACGCTCGGGAAATTGCGCATCGGCGAAAAAGTCGTGCTGACCGCGGATGCCTACGGCGACGAGAAGTTCGAGGGCACGATCGCCCAAATCGCCAGCCAGGGCGAGTTCACCCCGCGCAACCTTCAGACCAAGGAGGAACGCGCCCAGCAGGTCTTCGGCGTCAAGGTGAAACTCGATTCCGCCGGCGGCAAACTGCGCGCAGGAATGACCGTGACGGCCCATCTGCCGGCGCATGCCGCGGAGTAG
- a CDS encoding putative sulfate/molybdate transporter, whose translation MKSRSQRSGISFGLREWSGAFGDIGTDLPLLAGMLMVSGMPPVRVLIVFGVLQMASGWIYRIPMAIQPLKAVAVLVIAQGISYNIIVGSGLAIGLAMLVLTLSGGLQALARLIPGSVVRGIQFGLGLKLCLLALQQYVGGQGWEGWLLALAAAALMLSLAGQTRVPVGVLLIVLGAGAVLWGGVPFSTKWTVSGIADSWRIPLPSDVWTGFLLLALPQIPLSLGNSILATQQLAEDWFPERGITVRKIGMGYSLFNIVAALVGGVPVCHGSGGLAGHYALGGRTGGSVILYGAFYLGLGLAISLGAHNVLAFFPLPILGVILAREGFVLMARLKTLADDPLGWKVAVLVGILAAAVPNGFVIGTIAGTVLTAAARRMTAVSTVVSVAGTQSE comes from the coding sequence GTGAAATCCCGAAGCCAAAGAAGCGGTATTTCCTTCGGATTGCGGGAATGGTCGGGCGCATTTGGCGATATCGGAACGGATCTTCCGCTTCTTGCGGGCATGTTGATGGTTTCCGGCATGCCGCCCGTGCGGGTATTGATCGTCTTCGGCGTATTGCAGATGGCATCGGGCTGGATCTACCGGATACCGATGGCGATCCAGCCCCTGAAAGCGGTGGCCGTGCTAGTGATCGCCCAAGGCATTTCGTACAATATCATCGTGGGTTCGGGCTTGGCGATCGGCCTCGCCATGTTGGTGCTGACGCTTTCCGGAGGGTTGCAGGCGCTCGCGCGGTTGATCCCGGGATCCGTGGTGCGCGGCATCCAGTTCGGTTTGGGCCTCAAACTGTGCCTGCTGGCGTTGCAACAATACGTGGGCGGCCAGGGTTGGGAGGGCTGGCTGCTGGCTTTGGCCGCCGCCGCGCTCATGCTTTCCTTGGCCGGCCAAACCCGTGTGCCCGTGGGCGTGCTCTTGATCGTTTTAGGCGCCGGTGCGGTTCTTTGGGGAGGCGTGCCGTTTTCTACGAAGTGGACCGTATCCGGCATTGCCGACAGTTGGCGCATTCCTTTGCCAAGCGACGTCTGGACAGGATTCCTGCTGCTCGCCTTGCCACAGATACCGCTTTCACTGGGCAATTCGATCCTTGCCACCCAACAACTCGCGGAGGATTGGTTTCCCGAACGCGGGATTACGGTCCGCAAGATTGGAATGGGCTATTCGCTGTTCAATATCGTCGCGGCGCTTGTCGGCGGCGTTCCGGTGTGCCACGGTTCGGGCGGCTTGGCGGGCCACTACGCGCTTGGCGGCCGGACAGGCGGCTCGGTCATCCTGTACGGCGCCTTCTATCTGGGCCTTGGTCTTGCCATTTCATTGGGGGCGCACAATGTGCTCGCGTTTTTCCCGCTGCCGATTCTGGGGGTTATCCTGGCGCGCGAGGGCTTTGTCCTGATGGCCCGCCTGAAAACGCTGGCCGACGACCCCCTCGGCTGGAAGGTGGCCGTGCTGGTGGGTATACTGGCCGCCGCCGTGCCCAATGGATTCGTGATTGGAACGATTGCGGGCACGGTGTTGACGGCGGCCGCCCGGCGTATGACCGCCGTGTCCACGGTGGTATCGGTTGCCGGAACGCAGAGTGAATGA
- a CDS encoding ABC transporter ATP-binding protein, with protein sequence MAPAITTTGLTRRFGSFTAVDHVDLNIEEGEIFGFLGPNGSGKTTLIRMLCGLLRPSAGSATVMGCDTVRDSEAVKHEIGYMSQKFSLYTDLTVMENLTFYARVYGIPRHERRNRIEDVIGIVGIGDYRKRLASELSGGWKQRLALACALVHRPRMMFLDEPTAGIDPVARRDLWNLLFDLAGQGFTFFVTTHYMDEAERCSHIGYIYFSKLIVCGTPGDLKQLPDVTPAGMQRLEIRCPRAPYAMRMLNTFEYVQDATIFGDVLHVLASMGAEDRIAHDLAGGGFEGVEVRPIKPTLEDVFVTLTRSRDLERNGQ encoded by the coding sequence ATGGCGCCCGCGATCACAACCACCGGGCTGACCCGCCGCTTCGGATCGTTCACGGCGGTTGACCACGTGGATCTCAATATCGAGGAAGGCGAGATTTTCGGTTTTCTCGGTCCCAATGGGTCCGGCAAGACCACGCTGATCCGGATGCTGTGCGGTTTGTTGCGGCCGTCGGCGGGCAGCGCCACCGTCATGGGCTGCGACACCGTGCGCGACAGCGAGGCGGTCAAGCACGAAATCGGTTACATGTCCCAGAAATTCAGCCTCTACACCGATCTGACCGTCATGGAAAACCTCACGTTCTATGCGCGGGTCTATGGCATTCCGCGGCATGAACGAAGGAACCGCATCGAGGACGTCATCGGAATCGTCGGCATCGGCGATTACCGCAAACGGCTCGCCTCGGAATTGTCGGGTGGCTGGAAGCAGCGCTTGGCGCTTGCCTGCGCGCTGGTGCATCGTCCGCGTATGATGTTTCTTGACGAACCGACCGCCGGCATCGATCCGGTGGCCCGGAGGGATTTGTGGAACCTCCTGTTCGATCTGGCCGGACAGGGCTTCACGTTTTTTGTGACGACCCACTACATGGACGAAGCCGAACGGTGCAGCCATATCGGCTATATTTACTTCTCGAAATTGATCGTGTGCGGCACGCCGGGCGACCTCAAGCAACTGCCGGATGTTACCCCCGCCGGAATGCAGCGTCTCGAAATACGATGCCCCCGCGCGCCGTATGCGATGCGTATGCTGAACACTTTCGAGTACGTCCAGGATGCCACCATTTTCGGCGACGTGCTGCATGTGCTGGCTTCGATGGGCGCGGAAGATCGCATTGCACACGACTTGGCCGGCGGCGGATTCGAGGGCGTCGAGGTGCGCCCGATCAAGCCGACGCTCGAAGACGTGTTCGTTACCTTGACCCGAAGCAGGGATCTGGAAAGAAATGGCCAATAG